In a single window of the Pontibacter russatus genome:
- a CDS encoding hypervirulence associated TUDOR domain-containing protein, whose amino-acid sequence MKHEFKTGDHVTWNSEAGHVSGTIIKVHTADFDYKGHTRRASKEDPQYEIKSDKTDHIAAHKGTALRKVKD is encoded by the coding sequence ATGAAGCACGAATTCAAAACAGGCGACCACGTCACGTGGAACTCGGAGGCAGGGCATGTCTCGGGCACGATCATCAAGGTGCATACCGCTGATTTTGACTACAAAGGCCACACGCGCCGCGCCAGCAAGGAAGATCCGCAGTACGAGATCAAAAGTGACAAAACCGATCACATTGCCGCGCACAAGGGCACCGCGCTTAGGAAAGTAAAGGATTAA
- a CDS encoding carboxymuconolactone decarboxylase family protein, with protein sequence MAVAHVTQCPYCIRSHTAQAVRKGATQQEIMEAIWVAAEMRAGGAFAHSSIALDEMD encoded by the coding sequence GTGGCCGTCGCCCACGTAACGCAGTGCCCTTACTGCATCCGCAGCCACACCGCGCAGGCGGTAAGGAAAGGAGCCACCCAGCAGGAAATTATGGAGGCCATATGGGTGGCGGCCGAGATGCGCGCCGGTGGCGCCTTCGCGCACTCCAGCATAGCGCTGGACGAAATGGATTAA
- the recF gene encoding DNA replication/repair protein RecF (All proteins in this family for which functions are known are DNA-binding proteins that assist the filamentation of RecA onto DNA for the initiation of recombination or recombinational repair.), which produces MLLENLSLLFFKNYEEAALSFSEHINCFIGDNGSGKTNLLDAIYYLSITKGAFPGTELQSIKQGEDFFMVKGRFNVEGEKHTVQVSLRQGQKKTVTHNKALYEKMSDHIGRFPVVLISPYDTDLIREGSEERRKYFDSLISQLDHTYLEQLIQYNYILRQRNSLLKQFAERNYYDREYLHILNEQLVPCGEQLAQERQRFLADFVPVFQKHYRHISDSHEEVSLTYKSQLPGANFTQLLLQAERKDLALQRTTVGPHKDDFVFLMDGNPVKSFGSQGQQKSYVIALKLAHFEVIAEKQHHKPLLLLDDIFDRLDEKRITQLMQMVAAHTFGQIFLTDTHLERTDKILEGLSESIRRFEVKEGTVKVIG; this is translated from the coding sequence ATGCTCCTCGAAAATCTCAGTTTGCTGTTTTTCAAGAATTATGAGGAAGCCGCCCTCAGCTTTTCGGAGCATATCAACTGTTTTATAGGCGACAACGGCAGCGGCAAAACCAACCTGCTGGACGCTATCTACTACCTCTCCATCACCAAAGGCGCCTTTCCGGGCACCGAGCTGCAGAGCATCAAGCAGGGCGAGGACTTCTTTATGGTGAAGGGCCGCTTTAATGTGGAGGGCGAGAAGCACACGGTGCAGGTGAGCCTTAGGCAGGGGCAGAAGAAGACGGTGACGCACAACAAGGCGCTCTACGAGAAAATGAGCGACCACATCGGCCGCTTCCCGGTGGTGCTCATCTCGCCCTACGACACGGACTTGATCCGAGAGGGCAGCGAGGAGCGGCGCAAGTACTTCGACAGCCTCATCTCGCAGCTCGACCATACTTACCTCGAGCAGCTGATCCAGTACAACTATATCCTGCGGCAGCGCAACTCGCTGCTGAAGCAGTTTGCCGAGCGCAACTACTACGACCGCGAGTACCTGCACATCCTGAACGAGCAACTGGTGCCCTGTGGCGAGCAACTGGCGCAGGAGCGGCAGCGGTTCCTGGCGGACTTTGTCCCGGTTTTTCAGAAGCACTACCGCCATATCTCCGACAGCCACGAGGAGGTGAGCCTGACCTACAAAAGCCAGTTGCCGGGCGCAAATTTTACCCAGCTGCTGCTCCAGGCCGAGCGCAAGGACCTGGCGCTGCAGCGCACCACCGTGGGGCCTCACAAGGACGATTTCGTGTTCCTGATGGACGGCAACCCGGTGAAAAGCTTCGGTTCACAGGGGCAGCAGAAAAGTTATGTCATCGCCCTGAAATTGGCGCATTTCGAGGTGATTGCCGAAAAGCAGCACCACAAGCCCCTCCTGCTGCTGGACGACATTTTCGACCGCCTCGACGAGAAGCGCATCACGCAGCTCATGCAGATGGTGGCCGCCCACACCTTCGGCCAGATTTTCCTGACAGACACGCACCTCGAGCGCACTGATAAGATTTTGGAGGGGCTTTCGGAGAGCATCCGCCGGTTTGAGGTGAAGGAGGGGACGGTGAAGGTGATTGGGTAA
- a CDS encoding DUF488 domain-containing protein, translating to MAEKNNTIWTFGHSTRSPDEFIAALKSFGIEVLADVRRYPGSRKYPHFNVAAMETYLPEAGIRYMPELELGGRRKPKPDSANTVWRNEAFRGYADYAETQEFEEALAKLTEVAERKRVAYMCSEAVWWRCHRAIISDYLKERGWTVMHIMSEGVAKEHPFTAAYLETHQG from the coding sequence ATGGCAGAGAAAAACAACACCATCTGGACCTTCGGCCATTCTACCCGAAGCCCGGACGAATTCATTGCGGCGCTGAAATCTTTCGGGATAGAGGTGCTGGCCGACGTGCGCCGGTACCCCGGCTCCCGGAAGTACCCCCACTTCAACGTGGCCGCTATGGAGACTTACCTGCCCGAGGCGGGCATCCGCTATATGCCGGAGTTGGAACTGGGCGGCCGCCGCAAGCCAAAGCCCGACTCCGCCAACACCGTCTGGCGGAATGAGGCCTTCCGGGGCTATGCCGATTATGCGGAAACGCAGGAGTTTGAGGAGGCTTTAGCGAAACTGACAGAAGTGGCTGAGCGGAAGCGGGTAGCCTATATGTGCTCCGAGGCCGTGTGGTGGCGCTGCCACCGCGCCATCATCTCGGATTATCTGAAGGAAAGAGGCTGGACCGTAATGCACATCATGAGCGAAGGCGTCGCCAAAGAGCACCCCTTCACAGCGGCGTACCTGGAAACGCATCAGGGGTAG
- the pdhA gene encoding pyruvate dehydrogenase (acetyl-transferring) E1 component subunit alpha: MADTKEKAKGKAPKAKVQAAPKFSKETYMTWFEQMKLMRRFEEKAGQLYGQQKIKGFCHLYIGQEACAAGAVSALTKDDKWITAYRDHAHPLALGTDPGAVMAELFAKSTGCSKGKGGSMHIFDKEVNFMGGHGIVGAQIPLGAGIAFAEKYNKTGNLCVCSMGDGAVRQGAFHEALNMAMLWKLPVIFVIENNGYAMGTSVQRTSNVTDLYTLGEAYDMPSEPVNAMSVEDVHEAVARAAERARAGEGPTLLEFRTYRYKGHSMSDPAKYRTKEELEDYKGKDPIESVKATILQNGWATEEELEAIDDKIKERVAEAVQFAEDSPYPDPSELYTDIYAEKDYPYIMD; the protein is encoded by the coding sequence ATGGCTGATACGAAAGAAAAGGCGAAAGGAAAGGCACCGAAGGCAAAGGTACAGGCTGCGCCAAAGTTTTCAAAGGAAACATACATGACGTGGTTTGAGCAGATGAAGCTCATGCGCCGTTTTGAGGAGAAAGCCGGTCAGCTATATGGCCAGCAGAAAATAAAGGGCTTCTGCCACCTCTACATCGGCCAGGAGGCCTGTGCCGCCGGGGCCGTGAGTGCGCTTACGAAAGACGACAAGTGGATTACCGCCTACCGCGACCACGCCCACCCGCTGGCGCTGGGCACTGACCCGGGCGCCGTGATGGCTGAGTTGTTCGCCAAGTCAACAGGCTGCTCCAAGGGCAAGGGCGGCTCGATGCACATCTTCGACAAGGAAGTGAACTTTATGGGAGGCCACGGGATTGTGGGCGCCCAGATTCCGCTTGGCGCGGGCATCGCCTTCGCCGAGAAATACAACAAGACCGGCAACCTGTGCGTGTGCTCCATGGGCGACGGCGCCGTGCGCCAGGGCGCGTTCCACGAGGCCCTGAACATGGCCATGCTCTGGAAACTGCCGGTAATTTTTGTGATCGAGAACAACGGCTACGCCATGGGCACGTCGGTGCAGCGCACCTCTAACGTAACGGACCTATATACCCTGGGCGAGGCCTATGACATGCCTTCGGAGCCGGTAAACGCAATGAGCGTGGAGGATGTGCACGAAGCCGTGGCAAGAGCCGCAGAGCGCGCGCGCGCTGGCGAGGGCCCGACCCTGCTGGAGTTCCGGACCTACCGCTACAAAGGCCACTCTATGTCGGACCCCGCCAAGTACAGAACGAAAGAGGAGCTGGAAGACTACAAGGGCAAAGACCCGATTGAGTCCGTGAAAGCCACTATCCTTCAGAACGGCTGGGCCACCGAGGAAGAACTGGAGGCGATTGATGATAAAATTAAAGAGCGCGTGGCCGAGGCCGTGCAGTTTGCCGAGGACTCTCCGTACCCGGACCCGTCAGAACTCTACACTGATATTTACGCAGAAAAGGACTATCCTTATATAATGGACTAA